One part of the Brevundimonas subvibrioides ATCC 15264 genome encodes these proteins:
- a CDS encoding glycoside hydrolase family 3 protein: protein MRQMPKNVCRRGLATAAVSLTALLMAAGPALAQSGASPVVDVSAWPSAKSPDAMTDAATSAFVEDLLARMTVEEKVGQVIQADIGSISPADLATYPLGSILAGGNSAPGGDERAPAQAWVDLAEAFRAAAAARPGARVPLMFGIDAVHGHNNVVGATLFPHNVGLGAARNPDLIERIGRATALEVAATGADWTFGPTVAVPRDDRWGRTYEGYGEDPEIVAAYAGRMTLGLQGSLGQGHLAPGHIAGSAKHYLADGGTLNGKDQGDAIISEQELIAIHSAGYPPAIDAGVLTIMASFSSWNGAKHTANRDLLTDVLRGPLGFDGFVVGDWNAHGQIEGCTNESCAAAFNAGIDMFMAPDSWKPLFDNTLAQVRSGEIAMTRLDEAVRRILTVKVKTGVFETDRPVEGRIEVLGSPEHRALAREAVRQSLVLLKNNGSVLPIQPGARVMVAGSADNIGQAAGGWTINWQGTGNTRADFPNGESIWEGLKDAVEASGGTAVLSATGTYETRPDVAIVVFGEEPYAEFQGDLSDLDFRPRAPLALLRRLQAEGIPTVAVFLSGRPLYVNPEINASDAFVAAWLPGSEGGGIADVLVAGPDGRPRHDFRGRLSFSWPRSPDQAPQNRGGPDYDPQFAYDFGLNYAAPVETERLIEVEEGTDASSMRFLADGRFVTPWSLVVRDAGGEARIADGARGVSPRAVVTVAPVDGQGQETARLVTFAGPGQAIVTGPAIDLSGPDYAGVALTFRYRIDAGDASALGIGLGNGVVPLVAGSGWREASVPLRCFASGEGGLAGVDRAWILSATAPATVAVEDIRLDAATSTDCPVAAR, encoded by the coding sequence ATGAGACAGATGCCAAAAAACGTATGCCGGCGCGGCCTCGCCACGGCCGCCGTGTCGCTGACGGCCCTCCTGATGGCCGCGGGCCCGGCTCTGGCACAGAGCGGAGCATCGCCGGTCGTCGACGTCTCGGCCTGGCCCAGCGCGAAAAGTCCTGATGCGATGACCGATGCGGCGACGTCCGCCTTCGTCGAGGATCTGCTGGCCCGCATGACGGTCGAGGAGAAGGTCGGTCAGGTCATCCAGGCGGACATCGGCTCGATCAGTCCCGCCGATCTGGCCACCTATCCCCTGGGTTCGATCCTTGCGGGTGGAAACTCGGCACCGGGCGGGGACGAGCGGGCACCGGCTCAGGCCTGGGTCGACCTCGCCGAAGCCTTCCGGGCAGCGGCCGCGGCCCGGCCCGGAGCACGCGTGCCGCTGATGTTCGGCATCGACGCGGTGCACGGGCACAACAACGTGGTCGGCGCGACCCTCTTTCCGCACAACGTCGGCCTCGGCGCGGCGCGCAATCCGGACCTGATCGAGCGGATCGGCCGGGCGACGGCGCTCGAGGTGGCGGCGACCGGGGCGGACTGGACGTTCGGACCGACGGTCGCGGTCCCACGCGACGATCGCTGGGGCCGGACCTACGAAGGCTACGGCGAAGATCCCGAGATCGTCGCCGCCTATGCCGGTCGCATGACGCTCGGCCTGCAGGGGTCCTTGGGTCAGGGCCATCTCGCGCCCGGCCACATCGCCGGCTCGGCCAAACACTATCTGGCCGACGGGGGGACGCTGAACGGCAAGGATCAGGGCGACGCGATCATCAGCGAACAAGAGCTGATCGCCATCCATTCCGCCGGCTATCCGCCCGCCATCGACGCCGGCGTCCTGACCATCATGGCCAGCTTTTCGAGCTGGAACGGGGCCAAGCACACCGCCAATCGCGACCTGCTGACCGATGTGCTGCGCGGCCCCCTGGGCTTCGACGGTTTCGTGGTCGGCGACTGGAACGCCCACGGCCAGATCGAGGGCTGCACCAACGAAAGCTGCGCGGCCGCCTTCAATGCCGGCATCGACATGTTCATGGCGCCCGACAGCTGGAAGCCGTTGTTCGACAACACCCTGGCCCAGGTCCGTTCGGGCGAGATCGCCATGACCCGGCTGGACGAGGCGGTCCGGCGGATCCTGACCGTCAAGGTCAAGACCGGGGTGTTCGAGACCGACCGTCCGGTGGAGGGGCGTATCGAGGTGCTCGGGTCGCCGGAACATCGGGCCCTGGCGCGCGAGGCGGTGCGTCAGTCGCTCGTCCTCCTGAAGAACAACGGTTCGGTCCTGCCGATCCAGCCCGGTGCCCGCGTGATGGTCGCCGGCAGTGCCGACAACATCGGCCAGGCGGCGGGCGGCTGGACCATCAACTGGCAGGGCACCGGCAATACCCGCGCTGACTTCCCGAACGGCGAATCGATCTGGGAGGGGCTGAAGGACGCGGTCGAGGCGTCCGGTGGGACGGCCGTGCTGAGCGCAACCGGCACCTATGAGACACGGCCCGACGTGGCCATCGTCGTGTTCGGCGAGGAGCCCTATGCCGAGTTCCAGGGCGACCTGTCCGACCTCGATTTCCGTCCGCGGGCGCCTCTCGCCCTGCTGCGTCGACTCCAGGCCGAAGGGATTCCGACGGTCGCGGTCTTCCTGTCCGGGCGACCCCTGTATGTGAACCCCGAGATCAACGCCTCGGACGCCTTCGTCGCGGCCTGGCTCCCGGGATCGGAAGGCGGCGGAATCGCCGATGTGCTGGTCGCCGGCCCGGACGGCAGGCCGCGTCATGATTTCCGGGGACGACTGTCCTTCAGCTGGCCGCGCAGCCCCGATCAGGCACCGCAGAACCGGGGCGGGCCCGACTACGATCCGCAGTTCGCCTATGATTTCGGCCTGAACTATGCGGCGCCGGTGGAAACGGAGCGCCTGATCGAGGTCGAGGAGGGCACCGACGCATCGTCCATGCGGTTCCTGGCCGATGGGCGGTTCGTGACACCCTGGTCCTTGGTCGTTCGCGACGCGGGCGGCGAGGCGCGGATCGCGGACGGCGCGCGGGGCGTGAGCCCCCGCGCGGTCGTGACGGTCGCCCCGGTCGATGGACAGGGCCAGGAAACGGCTCGCCTGGTGACGTTCGCCGGACCGGGTCAGGCGATCGTGACCGGCCCGGCCATCGATCTGTCGGGACCGGATTATGCCGGCGTGGCCCTGACCTTCCGATACCGGATCGACGCCGGCGACGCCTCGGCGCTCGGCATCGGGCTGGGCAATGGCGTGGTGCCGCTGGTCGCAGGCTCAGGCTGGCGGGAGGCATCGGTGCCGCTGCGCTGTTTCGCGTCCGGCGAGGGCGGCCTCGCGGGTGTCGACCGGGCCTGGATCCTGAGCGCGACGGCCCCTGCGACGGTGGCGGTGGAAGACATCCGGCTGGACGCCGCGACCTCGACGGACTGTCCGGTCGCCGCCCGCTGA
- a CDS encoding LacI family DNA-binding transcriptional regulator, which translates to MSKVTIRHVAAAAGVAVKTVSRVMNGEPNVTQDLQDRVNKAVDALGYVPSMAARRMGGSRSYLLVALNDRENTINNWRSGRGNDWIDQMLHGAMLTCEAHGYRMLFELVEAGSPDLDRKVVAILSALQPDGIILTPPHSQNLALVEMLTRRNVPVVRMGVAGEGVGFGVFMDDRAAAAEATRHLLQLGHRRIGFIAGSPRFEASRQRLDGYRDALTEAGVTIDEDLIAPGDFTFESGVAAAGTLLARDDRPTAILASNDEMALATLHVASRLRIRVPDLSLVSFDDTPGVRLSVPGLTSIRQPISEMAAKAAALLIGVSRTGEGAPSDHLLPFALEVRGSTAPLT; encoded by the coding sequence ATGTCGAAGGTCACCATCCGTCACGTCGCTGCAGCGGCCGGTGTCGCGGTCAAGACGGTTTCGCGGGTGATGAACGGCGAGCCCAACGTCACCCAGGATCTGCAGGACCGGGTGAATAAGGCCGTGGACGCGCTCGGCTATGTCCCCAGCATGGCCGCGCGACGAATGGGCGGCAGCCGGTCCTATCTGCTGGTGGCGCTCAACGACCGTGAGAACACCATCAACAACTGGCGCAGCGGGCGGGGCAACGACTGGATCGACCAGATGCTGCATGGGGCCATGCTCACCTGCGAGGCGCACGGCTACCGGATGCTGTTCGAGCTGGTCGAGGCGGGATCGCCTGATCTGGACCGCAAGGTGGTGGCCATCCTGTCCGCGCTCCAGCCGGACGGCATCATCCTGACGCCACCGCACTCGCAGAACCTGGCCCTGGTCGAGATGTTGACCCGGCGCAACGTCCCCGTCGTGCGCATGGGTGTGGCTGGCGAGGGCGTGGGTTTCGGCGTCTTCATGGACGACCGGGCGGCGGCGGCGGAAGCGACCCGGCATCTGCTTCAGCTCGGCCATCGCAGGATCGGCTTCATCGCGGGCAGCCCCCGGTTCGAGGCCAGTCGCCAGCGTCTGGACGGGTATCGCGACGCCCTGACCGAAGCCGGCGTCACGATCGACGAGGACCTGATCGCGCCGGGCGACTTCACCTTCGAGAGCGGTGTCGCCGCCGCCGGGACCCTGCTGGCGCGCGACGATCGCCCCACGGCGATCCTCGCCAGCAACGACGAGATGGCTCTGGCGACCCTGCACGTGGCCTCACGCCTGAGGATCCGCGTGCCGGACCTGTCGCTGGTCAGTTTCGACGACACGCCGGGAGTGCGACTCAGCGTGCCGGGTCTGACCAGTATCCGCCAGCCGATCTCCGAGATGGCCGCCAAGGCGGCCGCGCTGCTGATCGGCGTCAGCCGGACAGGGGAGGGCGCCCCGTCCGACCATCTGCTTCCCTTCGCACTGGAAGTCCGGGGTTCGACCGCCCCCCTGACCTGA
- a CDS encoding enoyl-CoA hydratase-related protein — MTAFQITRDEAVAHLRLTRPEASNALDVEFWRSFGPALRELDAGGDVRALVISGEGRNFCAGMDISVFSGGAILQADTSSRRQAFQHAARELQESLTTLERVRFPVIAAVQGACVGAGLDMVSACDLRLASEDAYFRIEEINIGMMADVGTLQRLPKTLPDAVVRELAYLGTSLTADRAERLGFINAVGSDAEATLAAALQMAATIAGKAPLAVSGSKAAITYARDHSVAESLEWAAVMQGTLWNPEDVLAAIQARRHKEKGVFAALAPLVPFGD, encoded by the coding sequence ATGACCGCATTCCAGATCACGCGCGACGAGGCCGTCGCCCATCTCCGCCTGACGCGCCCGGAGGCTTCCAACGCTCTGGACGTGGAGTTCTGGAGGAGCTTCGGCCCGGCCCTGCGCGAACTCGACGCCGGGGGCGATGTCCGCGCTCTCGTCATCTCGGGAGAGGGCAGGAACTTCTGCGCCGGGATGGACATCTCCGTGTTCTCGGGTGGCGCGATCCTCCAGGCGGACACGTCGTCCCGGAGGCAAGCCTTCCAGCACGCCGCGCGCGAGCTCCAGGAGTCCCTGACGACGCTGGAGCGGGTGCGCTTTCCCGTCATCGCAGCGGTTCAAGGGGCCTGCGTCGGCGCGGGTCTGGACATGGTTTCGGCCTGTGACCTGCGGCTCGCGTCGGAAGACGCCTATTTCCGTATCGAGGAGATCAACATCGGCATGATGGCCGACGTCGGGACCCTTCAGCGCCTCCCCAAGACCCTGCCAGACGCCGTTGTGCGCGAACTGGCCTATCTCGGGACCAGCCTGACCGCCGACCGGGCCGAGCGCCTGGGCTTCATCAATGCGGTCGGTTCGGACGCCGAGGCGACGCTGGCGGCCGCGCTTCAGATGGCGGCCACCATCGCCGGGAAGGCACCGCTGGCCGTGTCGGGCTCGAAAGCCGCCATCACCTACGCCCGTGACCACAGCGTCGCCGAAAGTCTGGAATGGGCGGCGGTGATGCAGGGGACGCTGTGGAACCCCGAGGATGTCCTGGCCGCAATCCAGGCGCGCCGGCACAAGGAAAAAGGCGTGTTCGCGGCGCTCGCTCCTCTGGTTCCCTTCGGCGACTGA
- a CDS encoding TonB-dependent receptor — MRNRKTALLCGATLAIALPGLAMAQAADTPRAAAQQDEDGEATQVDDIIVTVERREQSLQNYAGTAVALTGEDLKAVGVQDISDLEGRVPGLSVANNGGNIEIYIRGVGSSNNTELGDPAAATHYDGVYLPRPAGIGSAFFDIQRVEVNIGPQGTLRGRNATAGTVNIVTWKPGLNIWDSSAEFELGNYQQRVFQGMVNIPLGETAAVRIAGYHLEHDSYYEDVGPARVGVAEAENNDAGRIQFLWEPTSRLSILLGADYIRETGTGYTGTNYANPLGNGIDPNDIEDPRRVISRAQAPDLNTRHWGARANIRYDGDLFDIEYTGSYRDLVYDYRAVTPLAPFYPGVLQTLTGPGGLGETLDNFSQFQSITDSQSKTHELRFYDNEGPWIWSLGAFYFEEDQYSFLGSTGDRGLFFQGVEFNMPDVDTSSYALFGDTTYSVTDRFRITAGLRYTEDEKSRRGVAARYGFALGAGDFNCCGGVRVGTEGFEFAGRGRTIINPDTDGNGTITEQEIVSFYFNGVSRFGARDNVDDIFANGPVPGGAPNRPACLDTVTGDFWTCAADGRLTYAVPFTGQIFQQVGESQIDFVDWRLRAEFDVTPDNLLYGLIATGNKSGGFNDNIGNAGLAPTYDAEKVTLYELGSKNEFYVGDLKARLNGSLFYNDYEDQVLTSLLSVAQIVEFLGGPQQVPVPLDSSLALVVSYSYNAASSRIYGAQFDGGIDLPWNIGLDFNLLYLKAEVVEAEPIQDFRFQADVAPSEAVFQSIEGKTLPRTPEWQFNMNLTQAFPTETMGQFDYVVSAGYRSDFFTTIFNGQDFQQPNNPRRRLDDKVDGYWTFDAGFGWTPPGDGRLRFEAYVNNLTDEIHEAAIIITQFDNTRFFTRPRTFGARVRVQY, encoded by the coding sequence ATGCGTAACCGGAAGACAGCATTGCTGTGCGGCGCAACCCTTGCCATCGCGCTGCCAGGCCTGGCGATGGCCCAGGCCGCGGACACTCCCCGCGCGGCGGCCCAGCAGGACGAGGATGGCGAGGCAACCCAGGTCGACGATATCATCGTCACGGTCGAGCGCCGCGAACAGAGCCTGCAGAACTATGCCGGCACCGCCGTCGCCCTGACCGGCGAGGACCTGAAGGCCGTCGGCGTCCAGGATATCTCCGACCTCGAAGGTCGCGTCCCCGGCCTTTCTGTCGCCAACAACGGCGGGAACATCGAGATCTATATCCGCGGCGTCGGCTCGTCGAACAACACCGAACTGGGCGACCCGGCGGCCGCGACGCACTACGACGGGGTCTATCTGCCGCGACCGGCCGGCATCGGATCGGCGTTCTTCGACATCCAGCGTGTCGAGGTCAACATCGGCCCGCAGGGGACGCTGCGCGGGCGCAACGCGACGGCGGGCACCGTCAACATCGTGACGTGGAAACCCGGCCTGAACATCTGGGATTCCAGTGCCGAGTTCGAACTGGGCAATTATCAGCAACGGGTGTTCCAGGGGATGGTCAACATCCCGCTCGGCGAGACGGCGGCGGTCCGTATCGCGGGCTATCATCTGGAGCACGACAGCTACTACGAGGACGTGGGGCCCGCGCGCGTGGGCGTGGCCGAGGCCGAGAACAACGACGCCGGGCGGATCCAGTTTCTGTGGGAGCCCACCAGCCGACTGTCGATCCTTCTGGGTGCCGACTACATCCGCGAGACCGGCACCGGCTACACCGGCACCAACTACGCCAATCCCCTCGGCAACGGCATCGACCCCAATGACATCGAGGATCCCCGCCGGGTGATCAGCCGGGCCCAGGCTCCGGACCTGAACACCCGTCACTGGGGCGCGCGCGCCAATATCCGCTACGACGGCGACCTGTTCGACATCGAGTACACGGGCAGCTACCGCGACCTGGTCTACGACTATCGAGCCGTGACGCCGCTCGCGCCCTTCTATCCCGGCGTGCTGCAGACCTTGACCGGCCCGGGTGGACTCGGCGAGACGCTGGACAACTTCTCGCAGTTCCAGTCGATCACCGACAGCCAGTCCAAGACCCACGAGCTGCGCTTCTACGACAACGAGGGCCCCTGGATCTGGAGCCTGGGCGCCTTCTACTTCGAGGAGGACCAGTACTCGTTCCTCGGCTCGACCGGGGACCGCGGCCTGTTCTTCCAGGGCGTGGAATTCAACATGCCCGACGTCGACACCTCGTCCTACGCGCTCTTCGGGGACACGACCTACAGCGTGACCGACCGGTTCCGGATCACTGCCGGCCTGCGCTACACCGAGGACGAGAAGAGCCGCCGCGGCGTTGCCGCCCGCTACGGTTTCGCGCTCGGCGCCGGCGACTTCAACTGCTGCGGCGGCGTGCGCGTGGGCACTGAAGGCTTCGAGTTCGCCGGTCGTGGTCGCACGATCATCAACCCCGACACCGACGGAAACGGCACGATCACGGAACAGGAGATCGTGAGCTTCTATTTCAACGGCGTGAGCCGGTTCGGAGCCCGGGACAATGTCGACGACATCTTCGCCAACGGCCCTGTGCCGGGTGGCGCGCCGAACCGGCCGGCATGCCTCGACACGGTTACCGGCGACTTCTGGACCTGCGCCGCAGACGGCCGGCTGACCTATGCGGTCCCCTTCACCGGCCAGATCTTCCAGCAGGTCGGCGAAAGCCAGATCGATTTCGTGGACTGGCGCCTGCGGGCCGAGTTCGACGTCACGCCCGACAATCTGCTGTACGGCCTGATCGCCACCGGCAACAAGTCGGGTGGCTTCAACGACAACATCGGCAACGCCGGTCTGGCGCCGACCTACGACGCCGAAAAGGTGACGCTGTACGAACTTGGATCCAAGAACGAGTTCTACGTCGGCGACCTGAAGGCGCGCCTGAACGGGTCGCTGTTCTACAACGACTACGAGGACCAGGTCCTGACGTCCCTGCTGTCGGTGGCCCAGATCGTCGAGTTCCTGGGCGGCCCGCAACAGGTGCCGGTGCCGCTGGACTCCTCGCTAGCCCTCGTCGTCTCCTATTCGTACAATGCAGCGTCCTCGCGCATCTACGGCGCCCAGTTCGACGGCGGGATCGACCTGCCCTGGAACATCGGCCTGGACTTCAACCTTCTGTACCTCAAGGCCGAGGTCGTGGAGGCCGAGCCGATCCAGGACTTCCGCTTCCAGGCTGACGTTGCCCCGAGCGAGGCCGTGTTCCAGTCGATCGAGGGCAAGACCCTGCCCCGGACGCCGGAATGGCAGTTCAACATGAACCTCACCCAGGCCTTCCCGACCGAGACGATGGGTCAGTTCGACTATGTGGTGTCGGCCGGTTACCGCTCCGACTTCTTCACCACCATCTTCAACGGTCAGGATTTCCAGCAGCCCAACAATCCGCGCCGTCGCCTGGACGACAAGGTGGACGGATACTGGACGTTCGACGCCGGGTTCGGCTGGACCCCGCCGGGCGATGGGCGTCTGCGGTTCGAGGCCTATGTCAACAACCTGACCGACGAGATCCACGAGGCCGCGATCATCATCACCCAGTTCGACAATACCCGCTTCTTCACCCGGCCCCGCACCTTCGGTGCCCGGGTACGGGTCCAGTATTGA
- a CDS encoding glycoside hydrolase family 16 protein translates to MRIFTTTVIGLAALACAGAARPPQDDSLEGYRLVWNDEFNTDGLPDPTRWSYDVERNRDGWYNNELQYYAAERPENARVENGHLIIEARREQLGPDQVADAGGQAYTSARLISRGKAEWTYGFYEVKARIPCGRGTWPAIWMLPVADAEWPAGGEIDIMEHVGHARGEVHGTVHTTRYNHTQGTERGGMKRVRDACDAFHRYQVLWTPEGINFGIDDVGYYRFRNDGRDDPATWPFDAPFYMILNIAVGGDWGGVEGVDDRAFPQTMEIDYVRVFQRAPS, encoded by the coding sequence ATGCGCATCTTCACCACGACGGTCATCGGACTGGCGGCCCTGGCCTGCGCCGGCGCGGCACGGCCGCCGCAGGACGACAGCCTGGAGGGCTACCGCCTCGTCTGGAATGACGAGTTCAACACGGATGGGCTGCCAGATCCCACCCGCTGGTCCTACGACGTCGAACGCAACCGCGACGGCTGGTACAATAACGAACTCCAGTACTACGCCGCCGAAAGGCCGGAAAACGCCCGCGTCGAGAACGGCCACCTCATCATCGAGGCGCGGCGCGAACAACTCGGACCGGATCAGGTCGCCGATGCCGGAGGGCAGGCCTATACCTCCGCCCGGTTGATCTCACGCGGCAAGGCGGAATGGACCTATGGCTTCTATGAGGTGAAGGCGAGGATACCCTGCGGCCGCGGCACATGGCCCGCCATCTGGATGCTGCCGGTGGCCGACGCCGAGTGGCCGGCGGGCGGCGAGATCGACATCATGGAACACGTCGGCCATGCCCGCGGCGAGGTCCACGGCACCGTGCACACCACCCGCTACAATCACACCCAGGGCACCGAGCGGGGCGGCATGAAACGCGTCCGCGACGCCTGCGACGCCTTCCACCGCTATCAGGTGCTCTGGACGCCCGAGGGCATCAACTTCGGCATCGACGATGTCGGCTACTACCGCTTTCGCAACGACGGTCGCGACGATCCCGCCACCTGGCCGTTCGACGCGCCCTTCTACATGATCCTGAACATCGCCGTCGGCGGCGACTGGGGCGGCGTCGAGGGCGTGGACGACCGGGCATTCCCCCAGACGATGGAGATCGACTACGTCCGCGTGTTCCAGCGGGCGCCGTCCTGA
- a CDS encoding Hsp70 family protein, with product MTPTPALTIGIDFGTTNTVVAVTRSDGDVEVLRFSAPDGDLTAFRSTLGFQLLEERGRPPERIVEAGPWAIDAYVEDPLETRFIQSFKTFAASSAFTETVIDNRRYGFEDLLSAFLLRLRHHGGAAMGALPAQVIVGRPVTFAGGSDERLALERYETAFSRLGFTDIRYAYEPVGAAFFFARQLRSAATVLVADFGGGTSDFSIVRFEPGPDGLRSTALARSGVGVAGDAFDYRIIDRLVSPELGKGSEYRSFEKVLPIPQRYFAAFARWDQLALLRASRDMKDIRDIARNALEPEKLARLIEVLDDNHGYALYQSISRLKMDLSDAAAATFEFAAGSIHIQAEVARSDFEEWISPELAAIEKAVDEAIERSGLQAGEVDRIFLTGGTSFVPAVRHIFHRRFDPARIETGGEFESIASGLALIGLEADLDLWTQRRGPAGL from the coding sequence ATGACTCCCACACCCGCCCTGACCATCGGCATCGACTTCGGCACGACCAATACCGTTGTCGCGGTGACCAGATCCGATGGCGATGTCGAAGTGCTGCGGTTCAGCGCGCCCGATGGCGACCTGACCGCGTTCCGCTCGACGCTGGGTTTCCAGCTGCTCGAGGAGCGGGGCCGCCCACCGGAGCGGATCGTCGAAGCCGGGCCCTGGGCCATCGACGCCTATGTCGAGGATCCGCTGGAGACCCGCTTCATCCAGTCGTTCAAAACCTTTGCCGCCAGTTCCGCCTTCACCGAGACGGTGATCGACAACCGGCGCTACGGCTTCGAGGATTTGTTGTCGGCCTTCCTGCTTCGTCTGCGTCATCACGGCGGTGCCGCCATGGGGGCGCTGCCCGCGCAGGTGATCGTCGGTCGCCCCGTGACCTTCGCCGGCGGCTCCGACGAGCGCCTCGCGCTGGAGCGGTACGAGACAGCCTTCAGTCGTCTGGGCTTCACCGACATCCGCTACGCCTATGAGCCCGTCGGGGCGGCCTTCTTCTTTGCGCGTCAGCTCAGGAGCGCGGCCACGGTCCTCGTCGCGGACTTCGGCGGCGGCACGAGCGACTTCTCGATCGTGCGGTTCGAGCCCGGTCCGGACGGCCTGCGGTCCACCGCGCTGGCGCGCTCCGGCGTGGGTGTCGCCGGTGACGCCTTCGACTACCGCATCATCGACAGGCTGGTATCGCCGGAACTCGGCAAGGGCAGCGAGTATCGCAGCTTCGAAAAGGTCCTGCCGATCCCCCAGCGCTACTTCGCCGCCTTCGCGCGATGGGATCAGTTGGCCCTTCTACGGGCCTCGCGGGACATGAAGGACATCCGCGACATCGCCAGAAACGCACTGGAGCCGGAGAAGCTGGCCAGACTGATCGAGGTGCTCGACGACAATCACGGCTATGCCCTCTACCAGTCGATCTCGCGTCTGAAGATGGATCTCTCGGACGCCGCTGCAGCGACCTTCGAATTCGCCGCGGGATCAATCCACATCCAGGCCGAGGTGGCCCGATCGGACTTCGAGGAATGGATATCGCCCGAGCTGGCCGCGATCGAGAAGGCCGTGGATGAAGCGATCGAGCGATCAGGTCTCCAGGCGGGTGAGGTCGACCGGATCTTCCTGACCGGAGGCACCTCCTTCGTGCCGGCGGTCAGGCACATCTTCCATCGACGCTTCGATCCCGCCCGGATCGAGACGGGCGGGGAGTTCGAGTCCATCGCGTCGGGCCTCGCCCTGATCGGCCTCGAGGCCGATCTCGACCTTTGGACGCAGCGAAGAGGGCCTGCGGGCCTCTGA
- a CDS encoding MFS transporter, with amino-acid sequence MQTPPADHDAGPSIPVGPGFIALYMAAQVGAYIAFIPLLTLLLPLKAEAIDPAGRTLALSQIALWGAVTAGVAGVMAGIIGDRTRHWRGGRSIWMIAGLAGTVASYVLIHRAATQSSLMAAIVALQISLNFMLNPLAATLPERVPGRQKGLVAGFTGLAFPLSSLFGALVIGVWLTGETERLTAVVLVTVAMVVPFIVMTFRAGPRSTAKPRQRPSLAAFADRDFLIAFGSRLLVQTAVALNVLYLLFFLDQETGLDRALKGMRIEVAMAVLLGTSTSLSVLAGLMGGRVSDRIGRRKQLVFGGALLLAMGSLLMALVPNWPGPWVAQAILGVGVGLYGITDAVLVAEVLPDRTHAGRDMGLMNVAVTAAQIFAPLLGLLALAWFGDDLQSIYVTGAVLALLGGAAVMKIHRVR; translated from the coding sequence ATGCAGACGCCGCCCGCCGACCATGACGCCGGCCCCTCGATCCCCGTCGGCCCCGGCTTCATCGCCCTCTACATGGCGGCCCAGGTCGGGGCCTACATCGCCTTCATACCCCTCCTGACCCTGCTCCTGCCTCTCAAGGCCGAGGCGATCGATCCGGCCGGACGAACGCTCGCCCTCAGCCAGATCGCCCTCTGGGGCGCCGTGACGGCCGGCGTGGCCGGCGTGATGGCGGGCATCATCGGCGATCGGACCCGGCACTGGCGGGGCGGACGGTCCATCTGGATGATCGCGGGATTGGCGGGAACCGTCGCGAGCTATGTCCTGATCCACAGGGCGGCGACCCAGAGTAGCCTGATGGCCGCGATCGTGGCCCTGCAGATCAGCCTGAACTTCATGCTCAACCCGTTGGCCGCCACCCTGCCGGAGCGGGTGCCCGGCCGCCAGAAGGGCCTGGTGGCAGGGTTCACGGGGCTGGCCTTTCCGCTGTCGAGCCTGTTCGGGGCCCTGGTGATCGGTGTGTGGCTGACCGGCGAGACCGAGCGGCTGACGGCCGTCGTGCTGGTGACCGTGGCCATGGTGGTGCCATTCATCGTGATGACGTTTCGCGCGGGGCCCCGATCGACCGCGAAACCACGCCAGCGCCCGTCCCTGGCCGCCTTCGCCGATCGGGATTTTCTGATCGCGTTCGGATCGCGCCTGCTGGTCCAGACCGCGGTGGCGCTGAACGTTCTGTATCTGCTGTTCTTCCTGGATCAGGAAACCGGTCTGGATCGGGCGCTGAAGGGGATGCGGATCGAGGTGGCGATGGCCGTGCTGCTGGGCACCTCGACGTCTCTCTCGGTGTTGGCCGGCCTGATGGGCGGGCGCGTCTCCGACCGGATCGGCCGGCGCAAGCAGCTGGTGTTCGGGGGTGCCTTGCTTCTCGCCATGGGGTCGTTGCTGATGGCGCTGGTCCCGAACTGGCCGGGGCCCTGGGTCGCACAGGCGATCCTGGGCGTCGGCGTGGGTCTTTACGGTATCACCGACGCCGTTCTCGTGGCGGAAGTCCTGCCCGACCGGACCCATGCCGGCCGGGACATGGGCCTGATGAACGTCGCTGTCACGGCGGCCCAGATCTTTGCGCCCTTGCTGGGCCTGTTGGCGCTGGCGTGGTTCGGAGACGACCTTCAGTCCATCTATGTCACGGGTGCCGTCCTGGCGCTCCTGGGGGGCGCGGCTGTCATGAAGATCCATCGCGTGCGGTAA